Proteins from one Halococcus hamelinensis 100A6 genomic window:
- a CDS encoding phosphohexomutase domain-containing protein has translation MNAISFGTDGWRATLDVFTTPRVRMVGQAVATTLQEAGHDAPVGICYDARETSRGFAEELARVLAANGFDVLLPDRDRPTPLLAWAIRERGLSGGLMVTASHNPSEYNGVKFIPDDGAPALPEVTDAIESNLAEPDPLPEGEWGTVEEADFMDPHAEHALDLVADYAGDDGEIDLDGLPVAYDAMCGSGRGVTDDLLSRAGAVVDRHRCERRPEFGGTPPEPSAETLEALTETVRNGDPRLGIANDGDSDRLALVTPKRGYLDENLFFAALYDFLLEADSGPAVRTVSTTFLIDRVAEAHGEEVVETQVGFKWVAEAMAESDALMGGEESGGFSVRNHVREKDGVLMALLAAAAEAEEPLDDRVDRLLDEHGEIHQSKVSVECPESEKERVLADLDGALPDSVAGAAVANVVTEDGFKIVLDSGAWLLVRPSGTEPVLRVYAEAESESRVRELLDAGRDLVEPLV, from the coding sequence ATGAACGCTATCTCCTTCGGTACCGACGGCTGGCGTGCGACCCTCGACGTCTTCACGACGCCGCGGGTTCGGATGGTCGGCCAGGCCGTCGCCACGACCCTCCAAGAGGCGGGCCACGACGCCCCAGTAGGGATCTGTTACGACGCCCGCGAGACCTCGCGCGGCTTCGCCGAAGAACTCGCGCGCGTGCTCGCCGCCAACGGTTTTGATGTACTTCTCCCCGACCGCGACCGCCCGACGCCGCTGCTGGCGTGGGCGATCCGAGAGCGGGGCCTCTCGGGCGGGCTGATGGTGACCGCCTCGCACAACCCCTCGGAGTACAACGGCGTGAAGTTCATCCCCGACGACGGCGCGCCCGCGCTGCCCGAGGTGACGGACGCGATCGAATCGAACCTCGCCGAGCCCGACCCGCTGCCCGAGGGAGAGTGGGGAACGGTCGAAGAAGCCGACTTCATGGACCCGCACGCCGAGCACGCCCTCGACCTCGTGGCCGACTACGCCGGTGACGATGGTGAGATCGACCTCGACGGCCTTCCGGTGGCCTACGACGCGATGTGCGGGAGCGGGCGCGGCGTCACCGACGACCTCCTCTCGCGGGCGGGCGCGGTGGTCGACCGGCACCGCTGCGAGCGCCGCCCCGAGTTCGGGGGCACCCCGCCGGAGCCGAGTGCCGAAACCCTGGAAGCGCTCACCGAGACGGTTCGAAACGGCGACCCGAGGCTCGGGATCGCGAACGACGGCGACTCCGACCGGCTCGCGCTCGTCACGCCGAAACGGGGCTACCTCGACGAGAACCTCTTCTTCGCCGCGCTCTACGACTTCCTGCTCGAAGCGGACTCGGGGCCCGCGGTGCGAACGGTCTCGACCACGTTCCTGATCGACCGGGTGGCCGAAGCCCACGGTGAGGAGGTCGTCGAGACCCAGGTCGGGTTCAAGTGGGTCGCCGAGGCGATGGCCGAATCGGACGCCCTGATGGGCGGCGAGGAGTCCGGTGGGTTCTCGGTTCGAAACCACGTCCGCGAGAAGGACGGCGTGCTGATGGCGTTGCTCGCGGCGGCCGCCGAGGCCGAGGAGCCGCTCGACGACCGCGTGGACCGCCTCCTCGACGAACACGGCGAGATCCACCAGTCGAAGGTCAGCGTCGAGTGCCCCGAGAGCGAGAAAGAGCGGGTGCTTGCGGACCTCGACGGCGCACTGCCCGACAGCGTGGCGGGCGCAGCGGTCGCGAACGTCGTCACCGAGGACGGCTTCAAGATCGTGCTCGACAGCGGGGCCTGGCTCCTCGTCCGTCCGAGCGGGACGGAACCCGTCCTCCGGGTCTACGCCGAGGCCGAGAGCGAGTCACGGGTTCGAGAGCTGCTCGATGCGGGTCGCGACCTCGTCGAACCGCTGGTCTGA
- a CDS encoding GIY-YIG nuclease family protein: MSHHVYIVECADGSLYTGYTTDVERRVDEHNAGEGAKYTRGRTPVELRHVETFDEKGRAMSREYEIKSRSRAEKLELCDERATTF; this comes from the coding sequence ATGAGCCACCACGTCTACATCGTCGAGTGCGCCGACGGCAGCCTCTATACGGGGTACACCACCGACGTCGAGCGCCGGGTCGACGAACACAACGCGGGCGAGGGCGCGAAGTACACCCGCGGTCGAACCCCGGTCGAACTCCGGCACGTCGAGACGTTCGACGAGAAGGGGCGCGCCATGTCGCGCGAGTACGAGATCAAGTCGCGCTCGCGCGCCGAAAAGCTCGAACTCTGTGACGAGCGGGCGACGACCTTTTGA
- a CDS encoding DUF7563 family protein yields the protein MPACDHCGGHVSERFEPVFADEYGRPFACPDCSANAGIAEIACERARNA from the coding sequence ATGCCAGCCTGTGACCACTGCGGCGGGCACGTCTCCGAACGCTTCGAGCCCGTCTTCGCCGACGAGTACGGTCGACCGTTCGCCTGCCCCGACTGCTCGGCGAACGCCGGCATCGCCGAAATCGCTTGCGAACGGGCCCGCAACGCCTGA
- the larB gene encoding nickel pincer cofactor biosynthesis protein LarB — MHETLRALAAGEISVAEAESRLAGYATGENGRFDAARESRNGVPEAVFAEGKPPDAVAELVALAVETTGRGLATRVDPRSAEAVTDRLAREFPEATVEYDEIARVLTARAADASLPSLDAVVGVVTAGTVDAGPAGEAAAVVAAMGARVERYDDVGVAGIHRLVDELDGLREADVLVVAAGREGALPTVVAGLVDVPVIGLPVASGYGHGGDGEAALAGLLQSCTVLSVVNIDAGFVAGAQAALVARTLDAARRE, encoded by the coding sequence ATGCACGAGACGCTCCGCGCGCTCGCGGCGGGGGAGATCTCGGTCGCCGAGGCCGAATCCCGGCTTGCAGGCTACGCGACCGGCGAGAACGGTCGATTCGACGCCGCCCGCGAGTCGCGGAACGGGGTTCCGGAAGCGGTGTTCGCCGAGGGAAAACCACCGGACGCGGTCGCCGAGCTGGTCGCGCTCGCGGTCGAGACCACGGGCCGCGGGCTGGCGACGCGGGTCGACCCCCGGTCCGCCGAGGCGGTGACGGACCGACTCGCGAGGGAGTTCCCCGAAGCGACGGTCGAGTACGACGAGATCGCCCGCGTGCTCACGGCCCGCGCGGCGGACGCCAGCCTACCGAGCCTGGATGCGGTCGTCGGGGTCGTCACCGCGGGAACGGTGGACGCCGGACCGGCGGGCGAGGCGGCGGCGGTCGTCGCGGCGATGGGGGCGAGGGTCGAGCGGTACGACGACGTCGGCGTCGCCGGGATCCATCGGCTGGTCGACGAACTCGACGGCCTGCGCGAGGCCGACGTGCTCGTGGTCGCCGCCGGGCGCGAGGGCGCGTTGCCGACGGTGGTCGCGGGGCTGGTCGACGTCCCGGTCATCGGGCTGCCCGTCGCCTCGGGCTACGGCCACGGTGGCGACGGCGAGGCCGCACTCGCGGGTCTCCTCCAGTCGTGTACGGTGCTCTCAGTCGTGAACATCGACGCGGGGTTCGTCGCGGGGGCGCAGGCGGCCCTCGTGGCGCGGACGCTCGACGCCGCCCGTCGGGAATGA